In the Mycosarcoma maydis chromosome 6, whole genome shotgun sequence genome, one interval contains:
- a CDS encoding mRNA splicing protein PRP18 (related to pre-mrna splicing factor 18) has translation MDFLKAEIASKRKAAEFASASSAVGSSASATDAPPSKYMRRGDLEKLREQQQRSASPSSSASSAPASSSPNKRLKSDQVDSSTSSGLSPGIKAALDSAAGEVEHEKFNVSNDEAVRRLRAKGEPIRIFGESDKERRLRLRALELIEEKGGRSLGQNDFRNALQSAESATALELLEKRNAASQGRVERAKLEQSEQDAATAAAIGDAEKVRADADQAQGTSSDAQGAGVGESSKASFRQGVGMSSVLDLNLIKTDIDRVYPMIYYTLKGLLEEWAESLASRPDQVKHTMQGKLAAATQVQSADYLKPLFKKLRKRALTPDVLMRIAEIVHYMQRRQYRNANDSYLQLSIGNAPWPIGVTMVGIHERSGREKIFSSNVAHVLNDEVSRKYIQSLKRLMTFAQTKYPPDDLSMMMG, from the coding sequence ATGGACTTTCTCAAGGCAGAGATTGCtagcaagcgcaaggcgGCTGAGtttgcctctgcctcttcgGCTGTTGGCTCCTCGGCGTCTGCCACCGATGCTCCACCGTCAAAGTACATGCGCAGAGGCGATCTCGAAAAGCTGCGCGAGCAACAACAGCGTTCCGCCTCGccttcctcctcggcctccTCTGCGCCCGCGTCGTCTTCCCCGAACAAGCGGCTGAAATCGGACCAAGTCGACagctccacctcgtctgGCTTGAGTCCAGGTATCAAAGCAGCACTAGATTCCGCAGCAGGTGAAGTGGAGCACGAAAAATTCAACGTATCCAACGACGAAGCGGTTCGTCGGCTGCGTGCCAAAGGCGAACCTATTCGAATTTTCGGCGAGTCGGATAAAGAGCGAAGGCTGCGACTGAGAGCATTGGAGCTGATAGAAGAAAAAGGAGGCAGATCGTTGGGTCAAAACGATTTCAGAAATGCTTTGCAAAGTGCAGAAAGTGCGACGGCGTTGGAGTTGCTTGAGAAGCGCAATGCTGCAAGTCAAGGCAGAGTGGAGCGAGCCAAGCTAGagcagagcgagcaagacgctgcAACGGCTGCTGCTATAGGCGATGCTGAAAAAGTGCGCGCGGATGCggatcaagctcaaggtACAAGTTCGGACGCTCAAGGGGCTGGGGTGGGGGAAAGCTCCAAAGCAAGTTTTCGACAAGGCGTTGGAATGAGCAGTGTGCTAGATCTGAACCTGATCAAAACCGACATCGACCGCGTCTATCCGATGATCTACTACACGCTCAAAGGGTTGCTTGAAGAATGGGCTGAGTCTCTCGCCTCGCGACCGGACCAGGTGAAACACACGATGCAGGGTAAACTCGCCGCGGCGACGCAAGTGCAATCTGCCGACTACCTAAAACCGCTGTTCAAAAAGCTGCGCAAACGTGCTCTGACTCCAGACGTGCTCATGCGCATCGCCGAAATCGTCCACTACATGCAACGACGCCAGTACAGGAACGCCAATGATTCGTACCTCCAACTCTCGATTGGCAACGCCCCCTGGCCTATCGGTGTCACCATGGTCGGCATCCACGAAAGATCCGGTCGCGAAAAGAtcttcagcagcaacgtcgCTCACGTACTCAACGATGAGGTCTCCAGAAAGTACATTCAGAGCTTGAAGAGGCTCATGACATTTGCTCAAACAAAATATCCTCCGGACGATCTCAGTATGATGATGGGCTGA
- a CDS encoding putative cytochrome c oxidase subunit VIb, translating to MSDSSEQKSYTLQTASFDARFPNQNQTKHCWQNYVDYHRCINAKGEDFVPCKQFFRAYNSLCPNEWIAKWDEQRESNSFPASLEP from the exons ATGTCTGACTCCTCCGAACAAAAGTCCTACACCCTTCAAACCGCCTCGTTCGACGCGCGTTTCCCCAACCAGAACCAGACCAAGCACTGCTGGCAAAA CTACGTCGACTACCACCGATGCATCAACGCCAAGGGAGAGGACTTTGTGCCCTGCAAGCAGTTCTTCCGCGCCTACAACTCGCTGTGCCCTAACGAGTGG ATCGCCAAGTGGGACGAGCAGAGGGAGAGCAACTCCTTCCCCGCTTCGCTTGAGCCTTGA
- a CDS encoding ubiquitin-protein ligase peroxin 10 (related to PEX10 - peroxisomal assembly protein - peroxin) — MADDHAVTSGSTSADHSPSAAVSQDAQVSGLNSMVSTSAFESAYRPQARFSFPAAAQPEIVRAYQKDTYYKDLFTSQVSDVVRSLFGTRVQHSHVSSISLVGALGYYLLSTSSIPGMGDGRGGQTLGEEYVNAIPKDVRTHRIVSLPKRLAWILLHVLGPYSLTKLYALLRRYSVTTKEKLDTAEARARARARALDKPFDPSAHNGAHRRLVNWLSKTLPPLETLQSQDGWLAYLSAAHLMLFYLGGKFYSAAQRLTGVTYISTYPKRQGYQPPSYEVLGVLLGIQLSVKLLLELRAYRRSSKAQAATAATAATAEDRDGSAEKASNAAMDPSTTVVIDRTVFSHTSQPARRLDDTQQHASNSHGADNKVVDLLYAHLPDDATDRNDSDSVAIAKLNTTAAATNAQSTLQCTLCMDQRTPHRGTSAVTECGHCFDWSCITAWIAEKPECPLCRQPLQLHRILPIYNF; from the coding sequence ATGGCCGACGACCATGCTGTTACGAGCGGTAGCACTAGCGCCGACCATTCGCCATCCGCTGCGGTATCGCAAGATGCGCAAGTGTCAGGCTTGAATAGCATGGTTTCCACCAGCGCATTCGAGTCAGCATACCGTCCTCAAGCTCGTTTCAGTTttcctgcagcagcacagcccGAGATCGTACGAGCCTACCAGAAGGATACATACTACAAGGACCTCTTCACATCTCAAGTCTCTGATGTGGTGCGATCACTGTTCGGCACACGTGTACAGCACTCGCACGTATCATCCATCTCACTGGTTGGCGCACTTGGATACTACCTCCTCTCGACATCGTCGATTCCCGGCATGGGCGATGGACGTGGTGGACAAACGCTCGGTGAGGAATACGTGAATGCGATTCCAAAGGACGTTCGTACACATCGAATCGTCAGTCTCCCCAAGCGACTCGCGTGGATCCTTTTGCATGTTCTCGGGCCGTACTCGCTCACAAAGCTCTACGCTCTACTTCGACGGTATTCGGTGACGACCAAGGAAAAGCTCGATACGGCCGAAGCAAGAGCTCGCGCACGTGCACGTGCGCTCGACAAACCCTTTGATCCATCCGCACACAACGGTGCGCATAGACGCCTCGTCAACTGGCTCAGCAAGACGCTTCCTCCGCTCGAAACGCTTCAGTCCCAGGACGGATGGTTGGCCTATCTGTCAGCAGCGCATCTGATGCTGTTTTATCTGGGTGGTAAGTTTTACAGTGCAGCACAGAGGCTGACGGGCGTAACCTACATTTCGACATATCCCAAGAGACAAGGGTATCAGCCGCCATCGTACGAGGTACTGGGCGTGCTGCTAGGGATCCAGCTGTCCGTGAAACTGTTGTTGGAACTGAGAGCGTATAGAAGGAGCAGCAAGGCGCAGGCTGCGACGGCCGCGACGGCTGCGACGGCTGAGGATCGGGATGGATCGGCTGAAAAAGCGTCCAATGCTGCGATGGATCCATCGACCACGGTGGTGATTGACAGGACAGTGTTTTCGCATACTTCGCAGCCTGCTCGACGTCTCGACGACACACAACAGCACGCTTCAAACTCGCACGGCGCGGATAACAAGGTAGTCGATCTGCTTTACGCTCACCTTCCAGACGACGCTACCGATCGAAACGATTCGGATTCTGTGGCAATAGCCAAACTCAACACAACGGCGGCAGCCACCAACGCACAAAGCACGTTGCAGTGTACGCTGTGCATGGACCAGCGCACACCACACCGTGGAACATCAGCCGTAACCGAATGCGGACACTGCTTCGATTGGTCCTGCATCACCGCGTGGATCGCCGAAAAACCCGAATGCCCTCTTTGCCGACAACCGCTACAACTTCATCGCATCCTTCCCATCTACAACTTTTAG